A genomic window from Populus nigra chromosome 7, ddPopNigr1.1, whole genome shotgun sequence includes:
- the LOC133699775 gene encoding probable carboxylesterase 18 produces MSRETPAPAKLAIPWRTRLVLTMISAATDLSRRSNGTINRRLLNLLDFKSSPSPNKPIHSIISSDITVDPTRNLWFRLYTPENSGVDGSDTASLPVVVFFHGGGFSFLSAASSSYDVVCRRFARKFPAIVLSVNYRLTPEHRFPCQYDDGFDVLRFLDNDRANGLLPPNADLSKCFLVGDSAGANLAHHVAVRACRAGFQNVKVIGLVSIQPYFGGQERTESELRLVGYPFVTVERTDWCWRVFLPDGSDRDHYAVNVSGPNAENISDLDFPDTIVIVGGFDPLQDWQRRYCEWLKRSGKEATLIEYSNMFHAFYIFPELPESSRLFSEIKEFVTKRLSKP; encoded by the coding sequence ATGAGCAGGGAAACACCAGCACCGGCAAAACTAGCCATCCCATGGAGGACACGGCTGGTCCTTACAATGATCTCAGCGGCAACAGATCTGTCACGTCGTTCAAACGGCACCATAAACAGACGTTTGCTTAATCTCCTTGACTTCAAGTCCTCTCCTTCCCCTAACAAACCCATTCACTCCATCATCTCTTCTGATATCACCGTGGACCCCACCCGCAACCTCTGGTTCCGCCTCTACACCCCGGAAAATAGCGGGGTTGACGGTAGCGACACTGCCTCTTTGCCTGTTGTGGTATTTTTTCATGGAGGTGGATTTTCTTTCCTAAGTGCTGCATCAAGTTCGTACGACGTCGTTTGTCGCCGGTTTGCACGTAAATTTCCTGCTATCGTTCTTTCAGTTAATTACCGTCTTACGCCTGAACATCGATTTCCCTGTCAATACGATGATGGTTTTGACGTGCTTCGGTTCCTAGACAATGATCGAGCCAATGGGTTACTGCCACCTAATGCAGATTTGTCTAAGTGTTTTCTGGTTGGAGATAGTGCCGGGGCAAATTTGGCCCATCATGTTGCGGTTCGGGCTTGTCGGGCTGGGTTTCAGAATGTTAAGGTAATTGGATTGGTTTCTATTCAGCCGTATTTTGGCGGGCAAGAGAGGACCGAGTCGGAACTCCGACTGGTTGGATACCCGTTCGTGACGGTAGAACGAACCGATTGGTGCTGGAGAGTGTTTTTGCCGGATGGATCGGATCGGGATCACTATGCAGTGAATGTGAGCGGACCGAATGCTGAGAACATCTCGGATTTGGATTTTCCGGATACAATTGTGATTGTTGGTGGGTTCGACCCGTTACAAGATTGGCAGAGGAGGTATTGTGAGTGGTTAAAGAGATCCGGGAAAGAGGCTACCTTAATTGAGTATTCAAATATGTTTCACGCATTTTATATCTTCCCGGAGCTGCCCGAGTCTTCAAGATTATTCTCGGAGATCAAAGAATTTGTTACCAAGAGACTGTCTAAGCCATAG